From a region of the Mercurialis annua linkage group LG1-X, ddMerAnnu1.2, whole genome shotgun sequence genome:
- the LOC126655664 gene encoding osmotin-like protein, with translation MPILHFSFSKQTKMSTPTPLLLFFTALFTIISFAGAQSPLFLTLVNNCPYTIYPAIQPNAGSPVLEKGGFPLNTLTHRSFPVPNHHWSGRIWARTGCSHHNGYFHCATGDCDRRIECNGLGGATPATLAQLTFHHGHNDFSSYGVSLVDGFNIPMTVTPHEGKGNCPVVGCRANILATCPEKLQMRYPGGHGPVVACKSGCEAFGTDELCCRNHYNSPQTCRGSSYSEFFKHACPATFTYAHDNPSLMHECSSPREVKVIFCH, from the coding sequence ATGCCCATCCTCCACTTCTCATTcagcaaacaaacaaaaatgtCTACTCCTACTCCTCTACTTCTCTTCTTCACTGCTCTTTTTACCATTATCTCCTTCGCCGGAGCACAGTCGCCGCTCTTTCTAACCCTAGTCAACAACTGCCCCTACACTATTTACCCAGCCATCCAGCCCAACGCCGGCTCCCCCGTCCTCGAAAAAGGCGGCTTCCCTCTCAACACCCTAACCCACCGCTCCTTCCCCGTCCCCAACCACCACTGGTCCGGTCGGATCTGGGCAAGAACCGGCTGCTCCCACCACAACGGTTACTTCCACTGCGCCACCGGAGACTGCGATCGCCGAATCGAATGCAATGGACTCGGCGGCGCCACCCCTGCAACTCTAGCTCAGCTCACCTTCCACCATGGCCATAATGACTTCTCATCTTACGGAGTCTCTCTAGTCGACGGGTTTAACATTCCGATGACGGTTACTCCCCATGAAGGTAAAGGTAACTGTCCTGTAGTTGGGTGCAGAGCGAATATTCTTGCCACGTGTCCGGAGAAGCTGCAGATGAGGTACCCCGGCGGTCATGGTCCGGTGGTGGCGTGTAAAAGTGGGTGTGAAGCGTTTGGTACCGATGAGCTGTGCTGTCGGAATCATTATAATAGCCCGCAGACATGCAGAGGTTCGAGTTATTCGGAGTTTTTTAAACATGCTTGTCCCGCCACCTTTACTTATGCTCATGATAATCCTTCTCTGATGCACGAGTGTTCTTCGCCGCGTGA
- the LOC126655685 gene encoding uncharacterized protein LOC126655685 isoform X1 — MIIKQVLHKNASHVKFLIRLIINRLMQKMSRKTLTRLLLVWLLLVASLQYFSFHIKVQATESAHFKLEAAQPSSRSRKANIWPSRVRSSIFQNVNAFHLNTMFDTNICIYSMT, encoded by the exons ATGATTATCAAACAAGTATTGCATAAAAATGCTTCACATGTTAAGTTTCTAATTCGCTTAATTATAAACCGTCTCATGCAGAAGATGAGTAGAAAGACTCTCACCCGCCTTCTCCTTGTATGGCTGTTACTCGTAGCTTCTCTACAGTATTTCTCCTTCCATATCAAAGTTCAAGCTACAGAATCAG CTCATTTCAAACTTGAGGCCGCACAACCGAGCTCAAGATCACGCAAAGCAAACATCTGGCCATCCCGGGTTAGAAGTTCAATCTTTCAAAATGTAAATGCATTTCATCTTAATACAATGTTTGATACCAACATTTGCATCTATTCAATGACATAA
- the LOC126655685 gene encoding CLAVATA3/ESR (CLE)-related protein 46 isoform X2 encodes MIIKQVLHKNASHVKFLIRLIINRLMQKMSRKTLTRLLLVWLLLVASLQYFSFHIKVQATESAHFKLEAAQPSSRSRKANIWPSRVGGRKIQKAPSGPNPVGNRNPPTKP; translated from the exons ATGATTATCAAACAAGTATTGCATAAAAATGCTTCACATGTTAAGTTTCTAATTCGCTTAATTATAAACCGTCTCATGCAGAAGATGAGTAGAAAGACTCTCACCCGCCTTCTCCTTGTATGGCTGTTACTCGTAGCTTCTCTACAGTATTTCTCCTTCCATATCAAAGTTCAAGCTACAGAATCAG CTCATTTCAAACTTGAGGCCGCACAACCGAGCTCAAGATCACGCAAAGCAAACATCTGGCCATCCCGG GTCGGAGGGAGGAAGATTCAAAAAGCTCCATCTGGGCCCAACCCAGTTGGAAACCGCAACCCGCCAACAAAGCCATGA
- the LOC126655654 gene encoding inner membrane protein PPF-1, chloroplastic produces the protein MAKTLISSPSFIGVPLRSPSLSRHGILSLPNNQRFISTKVQFSLHEIIPPPSSSSVDFNSLITKAESLLYTLADAAVAVDSASTATSTTDTVVQKNSGWFGFISEGMEFVLKVLKDGISAVHVPYSYGFAIILLTILVKIATLPLTKQQVESTLAMQNLQPKLKAIQQRYAGNQERIQLETSRLYKQAGVNPLAGCLPTLATIPVWIGLYQALSNVANEGLLTEGFFWIPSLGGPTTIAARQSGAGISWLFPFVDGHPPLGWPDTIAYLVLPVLLVASQYVSMEIMKPPQTDDPAQKNTLLIFKFLPLMIGYFSLSVPSGLSIYWFVNNVLSTAQQVWLRKLGGAKPLVNENASGIITAGRAKRSGAQPARGGDRFRQLKEEEKRKKMSKALPGDEAQNFDSEPGSDEESDEETKDKDDEVLEEAYASSSSKQVPDISRPKRSKRSKRKRAV, from the exons ATGgccaaaaccctaatttcatcTCCGTCGTTCATCGGCGTACCTCTCCGTTCACCGTCGCTTTCTCGCCATGGGATCCTCTCACTTCCTAATAACCAGAGATTCATTTCCACTAAAGTTCAGTTCAGTTTGCATGAAATAATTCCTCCTCCGTCTTCTTCTTCCGTTGATTTCAATTCTCTCATTACTAAAGCTGAAAGCCTTCTCTATACTCTCGCCGATGCTGCTGTCGCCGTTGATTCCGCTTCTACTGCTACTAGTACGACTGATACAGTTGTGCAGAAAAATAGCGGTTGGTTTGGGTTTATCTCTGAAGGCATGGAATTCGTGCTCAAG gTGTTGAAGGATGGAATATCAGCTGTTCATGTGCCTTACTCCTATGGTTTTGCTATTATATTACTCACTATTCTTGTCAAAATTGCTACCTTGCCCTTGACAAAGCAACAA GTGGAATCGACATTGGCTATGCAAAACCTTCAACCAAAGTTAAAAGCAATTCAACAAAGATATGCAGGCAATCAG GAGAGAATACAACTCGAGACATCACGTTTGTATAAACAGGCTGGGGTTAATCCATTAGCAG GTTGTTTGCCAACTCTGGCTACAATACCAGTATGGATTGGACTATATCAAGCTCTTTCAAATGTAGCGAATGAG GGACTGTTGACAGAAGGATTCTTTTGGATTCCTTCTTTGGGTGGGCCTACTACAATTGCAGCTCGACAAAGTGGGGCCGGAATTTCTTGGCTCTTTCCATTTGTg GATGGCCATCCACCATTGGGCTGGCCTGACACTATAGCTTACCTGGTTTTACCTGTACTCCTTGTTGCTTCTCAGTATGTTTCAATGGAGATAATGAAACCTCCCCAG ACGGATGATCCAGCTCAGAAAAACACGCTTCTTATTTTCAAGTTTCTTCCGCTCATGATTGGTTATTTCTCCTTGTCTGTTCCATCAGGATTATCCATTTACTG GTTTGTCAACAACGTTCTCAGCACTGCTCAACAGGTCTGGTTACGAAAATTAGGTGGTGCAAAGCCTCTAGTTAATGAGAATGCAAGTGGAATCATCACTGCAGGACGTGCAAAACGATCAGGTGCACAGCCAGCCCGTGGCGGTGATAG GTTCAGGCAGTtaaaggaagaagaaaagagGAAAAAAATGAGCAAGGCACTTCCAGGTGACGAGGCCCAGAATTTTGATTCTGAACCTGGTTCTGATGAGGAATCTGATGAAGAGACCAAGGACAAG GATGACGAAGTTCTAGAAGAAGCATATGCTTCAAGTTCAAGCAAACAGGTTCCAGATATTTCTCGCCCAAAGAGAAGCAAGCGATCGAAGAGAAAGCGTGCTGTATAA